One Salvelinus sp. IW2-2015 unplaced genomic scaffold, ASM291031v2 Un_scaffold5273, whole genome shotgun sequence genomic region harbors:
- the LOC139026619 gene encoding kelch domain-containing protein 1-like: TPNNNKPRLWHTASQAKDSDVVVFGGSCDYVLLGXTYENLTGHSXDALVFQTQPYPLFRICVDCIAKNLNNCKMLQNQLPSLPRKLLEAVQRRTSRNI, encoded by the exons acaccaaacaacaacaaaccaaG GTTGTGGCACACAGCAAGCCAAGCAAAGGACTCTGACGTGGTTGTGTTTGGGGGTAGTTGTGACTACGTCCTCCTAGGAGSAACGTATGAGAATTTGACG GGCCACAGCKATGATGCACTTGTTTTCCAGACCCAGCCTTATCCCCTCTTTCG GATATGTGTGGACTGCATAGCAAAGAATCTGAATAACTGCAAGATGCTTCAAAACCAGCTTCCGTCTCTGCCCCGGAAACTACTGGAAGCTGTACAGAGGAGAACGTCCAGaaatatataa